In the genome of Taurinivorans muris, one region contains:
- a CDS encoding sigma 54-interacting transcriptional regulator, translated as MSETTYQEFFEQILQSTPVCLCACLLHEETNKILAINKNAVKFFNMAENKIIGKELPQLFKKSNVLFPNDEKQVSFDDTVKNFSIEHRNFLYFTKKIQNSTAAAANEPLITLFWLEMPHQKNERYELLLHDFEVILDSIHDGIWIINGNGITLYANKALKRIAGINSRDVIGKHVTVPMIQGKFTNCVTLDALAQKKIVTQFDDYSNGKHCLNTSTPILDENGNVQKVIALIRDMTEYDDLHKKVVDAEQTLKQYKGEFKKDEKNSKYIGSSKTFQNCLEQLKKVAKSNSSVLLLGETGTGKSIAASFIHENSARKDKPFIAINCAAIAETLIDAEFFGYEKGAFTNADPAGKKGYFEQADKGTLLLDEIGELPLPMQAKLLHVLDNYGFYRVGGTSLVNIDVRIIAATNKPLEELVKRKEFREDLFYRLHILNVNIPPLRQRQEDIPELAKSFLADACKHLNTIKSFAPKTLLILSSYTWPGNVRELRGAVEYLAAMTEGNIIRPCDLHPYVFPEKQTENANTSVINVNDKPLEEAIFELEYSMIKETLIQEGSTYKAAKKLGISQSTVVRKAKHLGIKISD; from the coding sequence ATGTCAGAAACCACCTATCAAGAATTTTTTGAACAAATATTGCAGTCAACGCCCGTTTGCCTTTGCGCCTGTTTATTGCATGAGGAAACAAACAAAATTTTGGCAATAAACAAAAACGCCGTAAAATTTTTCAATATGGCTGAAAACAAGATAATCGGCAAAGAATTGCCGCAATTATTCAAAAAGTCGAATGTGCTCTTTCCTAATGACGAAAAGCAGGTTTCTTTTGACGATACCGTTAAAAATTTTTCCATTGAACACAGAAATTTTCTTTATTTCACAAAAAAAATTCAAAACAGCACGGCAGCCGCGGCAAACGAACCGCTTATCACTCTTTTCTGGCTGGAAATGCCTCATCAGAAAAACGAACGGTATGAGCTGCTGCTGCATGATTTCGAGGTCATTCTCGACTCCATCCACGACGGTATCTGGATTATCAACGGAAACGGAATAACGCTTTATGCCAATAAAGCCTTAAAACGCATTGCGGGCATCAATTCCCGGGACGTCATCGGAAAACACGTCACAGTTCCGATGATTCAGGGAAAATTCACCAATTGCGTGACATTGGACGCTTTAGCCCAAAAAAAAATCGTCACGCAGTTCGACGATTATTCCAATGGCAAGCATTGCCTCAATACCAGCACGCCCATTTTGGACGAAAACGGAAACGTGCAAAAAGTTATCGCCCTTATCCGCGATATGACGGAATACGACGATTTGCATAAGAAAGTCGTGGATGCGGAACAAACCTTGAAGCAGTATAAAGGGGAATTTAAAAAAGACGAGAAAAACTCGAAATACATAGGCTCAAGCAAAACATTCCAAAACTGTTTGGAACAATTGAAAAAAGTTGCGAAATCAAATTCTTCCGTTTTGCTCCTCGGCGAAACCGGAACGGGGAAAAGCATAGCGGCTTCTTTTATCCATGAAAACAGCGCCAGAAAGGATAAGCCCTTCATCGCCATAAACTGCGCCGCTATTGCGGAAACACTCATAGACGCCGAATTTTTCGGTTATGAGAAAGGCGCGTTCACCAATGCGGACCCGGCAGGGAAAAAAGGCTATTTTGAACAGGCGGACAAAGGCACCCTGCTTTTGGACGAAATTGGCGAACTTCCCCTCCCCATGCAGGCAAAGCTTCTGCATGTGCTTGATAATTACGGATTTTACCGGGTCGGCGGCACTTCCTTGGTCAATATCGATGTAAGAATTATCGCGGCGACGAACAAGCCTTTGGAAGAACTTGTCAAACGCAAAGAATTCAGGGAAGACCTGTTTTACCGTTTACATATATTAAATGTTAATATCCCCCCTTTAAGGCAGCGTCAGGAAGACATTCCGGAGCTTGCGAAATCTTTTCTGGCTGACGCCTGCAAACATCTTAACACGATTAAAAGCTTCGCTCCCAAGACACTGCTCATTCTTTCCTCCTACACATGGCCCGGAAACGTGCGGGAACTGCGCGGCGCCGTTGAATATCTGGCAGCCATGACCGAAGGCAACATCATACGCCCTTGTGATTTGCATCCTTATGTCTTTCCGGAAAAGCAAACGGAAAACGCCAATACCTCCGTTATCAACGTTAATGACAAGCCCCTTGAGGAAGCTATTTTCGAATTGGAATATTCCATGATCAAAGAAACCCTCATCCAGGAAGGCAGCACCTATAAGGCGGCGAAAAAACTCGGCATAAGCCAGTCAACCGTTGTGCGGAAAGCCAAACATCTCGGAATAAAAATTTCCGATTAA
- the ald gene encoding alanine dehydrogenase, which yields MIVSVPKEIKNQEYRVGITPAGVRALVDAGHKVLVEKDAGTAIGIADADYTAQGATIVNTAKEAWSGDMVVKVKEPLEPEYQYFREGMVLFTYLHLAAEPELTKALISKKVTAIAYETVQLPTRVLPLLAPMSEVAGRMAAQVGANLLTKKEGGMGLLMGGTAGVPAANFVVVGAGVVGFNAAKVAVGMGAKVTIIDNNIDRLRQIDDLYGNQIQTIFSNSLNIAHAVKEADVVVGSVLIPGAATPQLVTEAMVKTMKPGSVIVDVAIDQGGAVETTAKHGATSHDNPTFMFNGVVCYCVGNMPGAVARTSTFTLTNATLPYMVQLANKGWKEACKANESLAKGLNTHEGKVFFKGVADKFGMECHALSEVL from the coding sequence ATGATTGTTAGTGTTCCAAAAGAAATTAAAAACCAAGAATATCGTGTTGGTATTACCCCTGCCGGCGTTAGAGCTCTTGTTGACGCAGGTCACAAAGTTTTAGTTGAAAAAGACGCCGGTACCGCTATCGGTATTGCTGACGCTGACTATACTGCACAAGGTGCTACCATTGTTAATACCGCTAAAGAAGCATGGAGCGGTGACATGGTTGTTAAAGTAAAAGAACCTCTTGAACCTGAATACCAATATTTCCGCGAAGGAATGGTTCTTTTCACATATCTTCACCTTGCTGCTGAACCTGAACTTACTAAAGCGCTCATCAGCAAAAAAGTAACAGCTATCGCTTACGAAACAGTTCAGCTCCCAACCCGCGTGCTTCCTCTTCTCGCTCCTATGTCAGAAGTTGCAGGTCGTATGGCTGCTCAAGTTGGTGCAAACCTTCTTACAAAGAAAGAAGGCGGCATGGGCTTGCTCATGGGCGGTACCGCTGGTGTTCCTGCTGCTAACTTCGTAGTAGTCGGTGCCGGCGTTGTTGGTTTCAACGCTGCTAAAGTTGCTGTCGGCATGGGCGCTAAAGTTACCATCATTGATAACAACATCGACCGTCTCCGCCAAATCGACGACCTTTACGGCAACCAAATCCAAACCATCTTCTCAAACTCTTTGAACATTGCCCATGCAGTGAAAGAAGCTGACGTTGTTGTTGGTTCTGTTCTTATTCCTGGCGCAGCAACTCCACAACTCGTAACCGAAGCTATGGTTAAAACAATGAAACCCGGCTCAGTTATCGTTGACGTTGCTATCGACCAAGGCGGTGCTGTTGAAACAACAGCTAAACACGGCGCTACAAGCCACGACAACCCAACCTTCATGTTCAACGGCGTTGTTTGCTACTGCGTAGGCAACATGCCTGGTGCTGTTGCACGTACATCCACCTTTACTCTTACAAACGCAACATTGCCTTACATGGTACAACTTGCTAACAAAGGCTGGAAAGAAGCTTGCAAAGCTAACGAATCTCTTGCTAAAGGTCTTAACACTCACGAAGGTAAAGTATTCTTCAAAGGCGTTGCCGACAAATTCGGTATGGAATGCCACGCTTTGAGCGAAGTGCTTTAA
- a CDS encoding aspartate aminotransferase family protein, translated as MACCKKELSAEEVIALDKKYVWHHLTQHKVFENSDPMIIDHGKGMHVYDIKGKEYLDAVSGGVWTVNVGYGREEIVDAVAEQMKKLCYFANSFGSTPTAIFAEKLISKMPGMSRVYISNSGSEANEKAFKIVRQISILKHGGKKNKIIYRDRDYHGTTITTLSACGQEERREQYGPFTPGFVSFPAANCYRNPYGLDPSDPKLGELFANELEKVILAEGPDTVGGVIVEPITAGGGVLVPPKDYLTKVSAICKKYDVLLIIDEVVCGLGRTGKWFGYQHFDVQPDIVTMAKGVASGYAAISCTVTTEKVFQDFIAEPSDRESYFRDISTFGGCTSGPAAAIANLEIIERENLLENTAKVGEYFMGKLNELKDKYSVIGDVRGKGLFCGMELVKDRTTKEPVDESVCGAIVANCMKQGVIIGKTSRSFKKFNNTLCFSPALIATTKDIDQIVAALDKAFAEVCK; from the coding sequence ATGGCTTGCTGCAAAAAAGAACTTTCAGCTGAAGAAGTTATTGCTCTTGATAAAAAATATGTATGGCACCACCTTACCCAACACAAAGTTTTTGAAAATTCCGACCCGATGATTATCGACCACGGCAAAGGTATGCACGTATACGATATCAAAGGCAAAGAATATCTTGACGCTGTTTCCGGCGGTGTTTGGACCGTTAACGTTGGCTACGGCCGTGAAGAAATTGTTGACGCTGTTGCAGAACAAATGAAAAAACTCTGCTACTTTGCCAACTCTTTCGGCAGCACCCCAACCGCTATTTTCGCTGAAAAACTTATTTCCAAAATGCCTGGCATGAGCCGTGTTTATATTTCCAACTCCGGTTCAGAAGCCAACGAAAAAGCATTCAAAATCGTTCGTCAAATTTCTATTTTGAAACATGGCGGAAAGAAAAACAAAATCATTTACCGTGACCGTGACTACCATGGCACGACAATCACAACCCTTTCCGCTTGCGGACAGGAAGAACGCCGTGAACAATACGGTCCGTTCACTCCAGGTTTCGTTTCTTTCCCTGCAGCTAACTGCTACCGCAACCCTTACGGTCTTGACCCAAGCGATCCGAAACTCGGTGAATTGTTTGCCAACGAACTTGAAAAAGTTATTTTGGCAGAAGGTCCTGACACTGTCGGCGGCGTTATCGTTGAACCTATCACTGCCGGCGGCGGTGTTCTTGTTCCTCCGAAAGATTACCTCACAAAAGTTTCCGCTATCTGCAAAAAATACGACGTTCTTCTCATTATCGACGAAGTTGTCTGCGGTCTTGGTAGAACTGGTAAATGGTTCGGTTACCAACACTTCGATGTACAACCGGACATCGTAACCATGGCTAAAGGTGTTGCTTCCGGTTATGCTGCTATTTCCTGCACAGTTACAACTGAAAAAGTATTCCAAGACTTTATTGCAGAACCTAGCGACCGTGAAAGCTATTTCCGTGATATTTCCACTTTCGGCGGATGTACTTCCGGTCCTGCGGCAGCCATTGCAAACCTCGAAATCATCGAAAGAGAAAATCTCCTTGAAAACACCGCCAAAGTTGGTGAATACTTCATGGGTAAACTTAACGAACTCAAAGATAAATACAGCGTTATCGGCGATGTTCGCGGCAAAGGTTTGTTCTGCGGTATGGAACTTGTTAAGGACCGTACAACAAAAGAACCTGTTGACGAATCAGTTTGCGGCGCAATTGTTGCCAACTGCATGAAACAAGGTGTTATCATCGGTAAAACTTCCCGTTCATTCAAGAAGTTCAATAACACACTCTGCTTCAGCCCTGCTCTTATCGCTACAACGAAAGATATTGACCAAATCGTTGCAGCTCTTGACAAAGCTTTTGCAGAAGTTTGCAAATAA
- a CDS encoding Crp/Fnr family transcriptional regulator: MEKNDDLQKFVPVYELNGVNQIWEKLLFKGIKKNYSKGSVIEGNKDMFGYLYRGKIRLSAITAQGKERIILYMKNGCICTEINLFHSYHNMYSAEVLAMTDCIIYFFPKEMLSDVEFTKQYPELITNLVKSLSYKAGAFFSQLSEKTELTFIAQLCRFLYRQYLQAGSSTFKFGFSQIELALMFNIHRNTLCRGISFLRNEGVIGKCTKNCLEITDLGRLEELAQL; the protein is encoded by the coding sequence ATGGAAAAGAATGATGATTTGCAAAAATTTGTTCCTGTTTATGAGTTGAACGGGGTAAATCAAATTTGGGAAAAATTGCTTTTTAAGGGAATAAAAAAGAATTATTCCAAAGGAAGCGTCATTGAAGGCAATAAAGATATGTTCGGGTATCTTTACCGTGGAAAAATCAGGCTTTCCGCAATTACCGCCCAAGGCAAGGAACGGATAATTCTTTATATGAAAAACGGCTGTATCTGCACGGAAATCAATTTGTTTCATTCCTATCACAATATGTATTCAGCCGAAGTTTTGGCGATGACCGATTGCATCATTTATTTCTTTCCAAAAGAAATGCTCAGCGATGTCGAATTTACAAAGCAATATCCGGAACTTATCACCAATTTGGTCAAATCGTTATCGTATAAAGCCGGGGCTTTTTTTTCACAACTCAGCGAAAAAACAGAATTGACGTTCATAGCGCAGTTATGCAGGTTTTTATACCGCCAATACTTGCAGGCGGGCAGCTCGACATTTAAATTCGGTTTTTCGCAGATTGAATTGGCTCTTATGTTCAATATCCACCGCAATACCTTATGCAGAGGAATAAGTTTTTTGCGCAATGAAGGCGTTATCGGAAAGTGTACGAAAAATTGCCTGGAAATTACTGATTTGGGCAGATTGGAAGAATTGGCGCAGTTATAA